The Marinobacter sp. ANT_B65 genome has a segment encoding these proteins:
- the hisC gene encoding histidinol-phosphate transaminase: protein MSKFWSPLVSSLVPYVPGEQPKMANLVKLNTNENPFGPSPKVIEAIQAELNDNLRLYPDPEGESLRKTLADYHSVRPEQVFLGNGSDEVLAHIFHALFQHGEPVLFPDVTYSFYPVYCGLYNIEGKTVPLTDSFEINPEDYRQPNGGIIFPNPNAPTGRCLELEHIESILRANPDRVVVVDEAYIDFGGETAISLVDRYPNLLVCQTLSKARSLAGLRVGFAIGHPDLIEALNRVKDSFNSYPLDRLAQAGAKAAYEDEAWFQKSCKGVISERERVTESLKGLNFEVLPSKANFVFARHREKSGESLAKALREQGIIVRHFNKPRISDFLRITIGTPDQNDALIAGLESL, encoded by the coding sequence ATGAGTAAGTTCTGGAGCCCCTTGGTCAGCAGTCTGGTTCCCTACGTGCCGGGCGAGCAGCCCAAAATGGCCAATCTGGTGAAGCTGAATACCAACGAAAATCCGTTCGGCCCCTCACCAAAAGTCATAGAGGCCATACAGGCAGAGCTCAACGATAACCTCCGCCTCTACCCGGATCCGGAAGGGGAAAGTCTGCGCAAGACTCTGGCCGACTACCACAGCGTAAGGCCTGAGCAGGTTTTCCTGGGCAACGGCTCGGATGAGGTTCTGGCCCACATTTTTCACGCCTTGTTCCAGCACGGCGAGCCTGTTCTGTTCCCGGACGTAACCTATAGCTTCTATCCGGTTTACTGTGGCCTCTACAACATTGAAGGCAAAACGGTTCCTCTCACGGACAGTTTTGAGATTAATCCGGAAGACTACAGGCAGCCAAATGGCGGAATCATCTTTCCGAACCCCAATGCGCCCACTGGTCGTTGTTTGGAGCTTGAACACATAGAGTCGATCCTCCGGGCTAATCCGGACCGTGTTGTAGTGGTTGATGAGGCCTACATAGACTTCGGTGGCGAAACTGCTATATCCCTTGTGGATAGATATCCTAATCTTCTGGTTTGCCAGACACTCTCCAAAGCCCGTTCACTGGCTGGTCTTCGCGTGGGGTTTGCCATTGGTCACCCGGATCTGATTGAAGCCCTTAACCGTGTTAAAGACAGCTTTAACAGCTACCCGCTGGACAGGCTTGCACAGGCAGGCGCAAAAGCCGCTTATGAAGACGAAGCCTGGTTCCAGAAGTCCTGTAAAGGCGTGATTTCTGAGCGGGAGCGCGTGACAGAAAGTCTGAAAGGTCTGAACTTTGAAGTTTTGCCCTCAAAAGCCAACTTTGTTTTTGCCCGTCATAGAGAGAAGTCTGGTGAAAGCCTGGCGAAGGCGCTCAGGGAGCAGGGCATTATCGTTCGCCACTTCAACAAGCCCAGGATCAGCGATTTTTTGAGGATTACCATTGGTACTCCTGACCAGAATGATGCGTTGATTGCCGGGCTTGAGTCTTTGTAA
- a CDS encoding Nif3-like dinuclear metal center hexameric protein — protein MAHRDSILAKLNEWLQPENFQDYCPNGLQVEGKGDVKTIITGVTASRALIEAAIAANADMVIVHHGYFWKGEDQRIQGMKRDRLKLLLDNDINLVAYHLPLDDHPIYGNNRQLADVLGIQSPRPLNGLVWEGELQEAMSPEQLGVLIAGALHREPLRVGDGKANIRKVGWCTGAAQGFINTAVDAGLDAYISGEISEPTTHTARECGIHYYSAGHHATERYGVKAVGDALENEFGVIHRFIDCDNPV, from the coding sequence ATGGCTCATCGCGACAGTATTCTTGCGAAGCTGAATGAGTGGCTGCAGCCCGAAAACTTTCAGGACTATTGCCCGAATGGACTGCAGGTTGAAGGCAAGGGCGACGTAAAAACCATCATCACTGGTGTGACCGCCTCCCGCGCATTAATCGAAGCGGCCATTGCCGCCAATGCCGATATGGTAATTGTTCACCACGGGTATTTCTGGAAAGGCGAAGACCAGCGCATCCAGGGTATGAAACGCGATCGTCTCAAGCTGCTTCTGGATAACGATATAAATCTGGTTGCTTATCACCTCCCTCTGGACGACCACCCCATATACGGCAATAACCGTCAGCTAGCCGACGTTCTTGGTATACAGAGCCCGCGCCCGTTAAACGGTTTGGTGTGGGAAGGTGAACTTCAGGAAGCAATGAGCCCCGAACAGTTAGGGGTACTCATTGCCGGAGCGCTTCACCGTGAACCCTTGAGAGTTGGCGACGGGAAAGCGAATATCAGAAAGGTAGGGTGGTGCACCGGCGCTGCGCAAGGGTTTATCAATACGGCGGTTGACGCCGGCCTGGATGCGTACATCAGTGGTGAAATTTCTGAACCGACTACCCACACGGCCAGAGAGTGCGGTATACACTATTACTCTGCAGGCCACCACGCAACGGAGCGTTACGGGGTGAAGGCAGTCGGTGATGCATTGGAAAATGAGTTTGGCGTCATACACCGGTTTATCGATTGCGATAACCCGGTATGA
- a CDS encoding YhcB family protein yields the protein MTNLILAAIAALIVGIVIGALVGRSGQGSSLRQRRAEQKVEELRNEYTRYQAQVNEHFMESAHLLRRFNDAYRDVNQHMARGANRLCNDEDWMAELAEETSRKRLEEVSEDGVEPPRDYAPKTSGTLSEDFGLKKGDKAAEA from the coding sequence ATGACAAACCTGATTCTGGCAGCGATTGCCGCACTGATTGTTGGCATTGTCATCGGAGCACTTGTAGGCCGCTCGGGGCAGGGGTCCTCTCTCCGGCAACGCCGTGCGGAACAGAAAGTGGAGGAGCTGCGCAACGAGTATACCCGTTACCAGGCCCAGGTGAACGAGCACTTTATGGAGTCGGCCCACTTGCTGCGCCGGTTTAATGATGCGTACCGCGATGTGAATCAGCACATGGCTCGTGGCGCAAACCGCTTGTGTAATGATGAAGACTGGATGGCCGAACTGGCAGAAGAAACATCCCGCAAGCGCCTGGAGGAAGTCAGCGAGGATGGCGTGGAACCACCAAGGGACTACGCCCCCAAGACTTCCGGGACACTGTCTGAGGACTTTGGACTCAAAAAAGGTGACAAGGCTGCTGAGGCCTGA